The following is a genomic window from Pyricularia oryzae 70-15 chromosome 5, whole genome shotgun sequence.
TCCAACGATGTTATGACCATCGGAGACCTGAAGATCAAGAACCTTGACTTCGCCGAAGCTACTAAGGAGCCTGGCTTGGCTTTTGCCTTTGGCCGATTTGACGGAATCCTCGGTATGGGTTTCGACAGGCTGTCGGTGAATAAGATTGTCCCGCCATTCTACGCCATGGTCGACCAAAAGCTTATTGACGAGCCTGTGTTCGCCTTCTACCTCGCTGATGAGAAGTCGGAGTCCGAGGTTGTCTTTGGTGGTGTCAACAAGGACCACATCGACGGGAAGATCACCGAGATCCCCTTGCGCAGGAAGGCTTACTGGGAGGTTGACCTCGATGCCATTGCTCTTGGCGACGAGGTTGCTGAGCTCGACAACACCGGTGTGATCCTGGACACCGGCACTTCGCTCATTGCCCTCCCTAGCCAGCTTGCTGAGCTCCTGAACAGCCAGATTGGCGCCAAGAAGGGCTACAACGGACAGTACTCGATTGACTGCGACAAGCGCAAGGACCTCCCGGATATCACCTTCAGGCTCAGCGGGTACGATTTCCCCATCAGCGCCTATGACTACATCCTGGAGGTGTCGGGCAGCTGCATTTCGACCTTCATGGCTATGGACATTCCTGAGCCTGTCGGTCctcttgccatcctgggtgACGCATTCCTGCGCCGCTACTACTCCATCTACGACCTTGGCAAGGGAACTGTTGGcctggccaaggccaaatAAACAGATGACCTCGAAAGTGTCTTCGATGCGGATGGTTGTCAATTTCACGACCGGAACCATCAAATGAGGGCTTGTACCTTGGTATTCTGTACCTTATGtaggacttttttttcttgtttggcAGAGCCTGCATGCACAGGGCCGACTCCAACTAGTTTCTTTTGTGTCTTTTCGCATTTCCTCTACTCAGAGTTTTTGGGTTTCATTGCTTAATCAGGGGACAGATCATTACCAACTGGTCTCATCACACATAACCTCTTCGGTGGAACGGTTTCCTAGTGTACGGTACAGATAGTCACAGAAGAATTTACTGCATATTCGATTGACTTCCCTGAATGATACTTATCAATGTGAATGTGATTCGCACCATGCCGTATTATGCTAGAAAATACGAAAATCCTTTGACAACACAATGACTCTGTTTCTGTACCTACGCAATCGCATCGACGACAACCGGTGATATGGGCAGTAGGTAGTGGTACGATCACGTGCAGTCAGCTGGCGCGCTAGGCCGA
Proteins encoded in this region:
- a CDS encoding vacuolar protease A, with the translated sequence MKGAMMTAAVLLGTAEAGVHKLKMKKIPLEDQLKTFDLNAQMRGLGQKYLGIRPESHQQAVFSNDAVQASGNHPVPISNFMNAQYFSEITIGTPPQNFKVILDTGSSNLWVPSSSCGSIACYLHNKYESSSSSTYKKNGTEFKIQYGSGSMEGFVSNDVMTIGDLKIKNLDFAEATKEPGLAFAFGRFDGILGMGFDRLSVNKIVPPFYAMVDQKLIDEPVFAFYLADEKSESEVVFGGVNKDHIDGKITEIPLRRKAYWEVDLDAIALGDEVAELDNTGVILDTGTSLIALPSQLAELLNSQIGAKKGYNGQYSIDCDKRKDLPDITFRLSGYDFPISAYDYILEVSGSCISTFMAMDIPEPVGPLAILGDAFLRRYYSIYDLGKGTVGLAKAK